The bacterium genome segment AGAAATTGATTGTGGGAAACAACAAATTTCCATAAATTTCTATTAGTTTCTACTAATTTCAATTTTTTTATAATAATATCTCCCTATCTCCTTAATCTCCACATCTCCTTTTGTTACACCACCTGAACGCTTACCATTTGGGAAACCATCCTCAAAACTTCACTCCCTGAATTTTTCCTAACCCTTACTACAGAAGTATAGGCAGGTCTCTCAAGCCTTCATTCTTCTGCAATTTCTGCCCACTTTAGTCTGAGGTCTGATGTCTATAGTCTACTGTCTGAATCACAGAGATACATTGCAAATGACGATTTTGGACACTCTTATCCTCTGGAAGGCACAGGCTTCCAGCCTGTGTGATACAGGTAAGATGCCTGTGCCAGCATAACTCAGGCAATATCAACAAGTTCGGGAGTATTTTCAGATGAAAGACTTTAAATGATATTTATTCAGTTTTATCACTATCCTTGTTTAGAATAGATGGTGGTCTGTAGAGATTAAGAAGGGTATTGAGGAAAGAGGTAATCCTCTCAATAGCATCGTCTATCTGATGGATGGTTTCTTGAACCACTTCATTCTCCTTAGGAAAGGTCATCTTGAGGTAGTAAATCCCTGCCTTTACTACAGTCAAGGGGTTTTTTATCTCATGGGCTGATTCAGAGGCAAGATGGGCGGCAAGAGCCATCTTCTCCTTTTCCATAAGCTCTTTCTCTTTCCTCATTATCTCCTTTTCCTGGTCTTTTATTTTATCTATAAAATATCCACTTATTACAGCTATCCCCAAAAAGAAGATACATCTACCAATTATAATCGAAAGAACATAGCCTCCATCCTTATAGAGAGTAATCCCTATTTTCCCTACCGGGATTGGAGGTAAAATCATAAAGTATTCAAGGGATATCAAAAGTGAGAAAAGAAGGCTGGATAAAGCAGCAATAATGATAGCCCCTCTTTGCGAGAGAAGAAAAGAGGCACCAATGATAACAATAGTGTAATTGAGTGGGCAAATAGCCGCGGCTAAGCCACCCTGAAGATGCACCGAATAGGTTATTGCCATAAGGTCTGCAGTTAGTGAGGAAAAGGAAAGAAGAAAAAGGCATCTTTTACTCTCTTTGCAGACTTGCTTGCTTAAAAAGAAAAGAAAGACAAGATTTAGCAATAAGATAATTGTGGTTATATAAAGGATGGGGTAATTTAAGGGGATGGTTTGGGTAGATGCCCTTAACAAAGCAAGAGCAAGAGCAAGACTATATAGAATAACCCGGATATAGATTCCATATCTGTTCCAACCAATTAATCTTTCCCTTTGTATCTCTTCAATATCTATACTCATATCTTTCCCCTGAAAATAGGAAGTAGAGAGTAGAAAGTAGAAAGTAAAGAAAACATCACTCCTCACGCCTATCTCCTTACCTCCCACCTTCTATCTCCTACCTACTATTTTCATCCTCATTTGTGAACCCACGGTTCATGAGCGTTTCCCCTGAAAATAAGAAAGTAGAAAGTAGAGAGTAGAAAGTAAAGAAAACATCACTCCTCACGCCTATCTCCTTACCTCCCACCTTCTATCTCCTACCACTATTTTCATCCTCATTTGTGAACCAAAGGTTCATGAGAGCCTCTCCTGAAAATGTTCGTAAGTCATTGATTTGCAAGAATTTATGAATTTTCGACTAAAAACTTTTTTTCACCACGAAGACACGAAGAATTAAACAACAAATCTTTTAATTTCCTTTAATTCTTTCTTCGTGAACTTCGTGGTCCCTTCGTGCTCTTCGTGGTTTATTTTCATCTCCCTTTGTGAGCCGCAGGTTCATGAGCGTTTCTCCTTTCGATATCTGACTTTTAACCATATAGGTCTCAGTGTAAAGTTAGATTTTATAGTAAGTATTAACCAAAAGTTCACATTAGTATTGTTGATAGTTGATGGTTGATAGTCTATGAAACTATTAACTATAAACTATCAACCATCAACCCTGTTGCTATATCTGTTCTATGAGGAATTTTCGTTAATAACTATTATATACCCATAATTTCAAGCGTGACAAAGCACTGGTCTACTTCCTCGCTTTCTCACCTGCTCACTTTCTCATTTGCATAATCTCCTACACACTAAAAAGTTACTTACCTTTATTACACAGACCCACAGCCAATTTGTTTGCATTGTTTATAACCAGGATTTTAGCCGCTGGGTCTTTTTCTAACCAGTTGTCTATAATTCTCTGTGGGTCATCAATGGGGAGTGTCCCAATTTCTTGCAGGTCTTGATGGTTATACTCAGAATAAACAAAGACTTTACTCACCCTTTGAAGGTAGTTCTTGAATCTAAATGCCTTGTAAAGACCAAAGTCGGCATCTTTTTCTTTAATCTTACTGGCAATGTTCTCATAGTTTTGTTTTAAAATAGGTAAAAGTTTTGGGTCATCATGTATTCCACCTTGAATGTTTGCGAGCCAGAGAACCTCTGTTTCCCTGTTCACAACCTGTTTGGTCAACTCTAATGACCTTTGAGCAACATAAAATGTTTTATCTTCATCCTTGCCCGGACTTACGATAAGATATTTGGTTGGATTTGTTGTAAAACTCATAGATTTATCAATAATTTTAATTCCTTCACAAGTAACTTCCTTTACTTCTCCTGCCTTTGCCCAGATTATCTCTTCATTTCCGACAAAGGCTAAGGCAAATACATATCTGTTCTTGATGATTAATTCCATTCCTTCTAACATATCTTCGGCGATAGGATTTTGTCTTTTTTGAGGCAATGGGTGCCAGGGATGTCTTCCATAGATAGAATCCTCTTCGACAATCAAGGCACAATGATTTTGACGGATAGTTTCAAAAGAGCAGATACCGGGTAAAAAGTTTTTAACTGGATTGCTATATCCTCCAAAATAATGGGGTTTCATACCAGAGACGACAATAAACATATCGCAGGACATCGCTTTTTTATTTACAAATACCTCTGTTTTTCGCCAGGTAGTGCCAATATATTCAAATTCATCATTATTTGTGGATTCATTTATGGCTATATCGAAATTTAAGGAATATGAATTAACGATACCTCTAATAAATTCACAAAGTTCAAGGTTATGTAAAGGTTTATGGGTGCCAGTGGCAATGAGAACCTGAATAAAATGGGCTTTTTTTAATCTTTCACATAAAGGTTTGAGAATCTGTTCTCTGGGTTGTTTTCGGGTGCTATCGTCCAGGATGATACAAACTCTTTTCTCAGATACAATATCTTCCAATTTTGGTGTTGCGGCTTTTAATGCCCGTTCAAAAGTTTCAAAAGAGGCTTTTTCGCCGCTTATTTTCAGGCTAAAAAAATTAGCTAAATTTGTATCCGAAATAAATAATCCCATTTCTTTTTCGCCATAATCTAAATTAACTTTCATCATTAAAAATTATAGCATATAAAATGGATATTTAGCAAGAATTTTTTGACCCATTACACCCGTGGACTTTTTCCACTTGACAAATTCTAATTTTTTGATATAATAGTGGTGGTGTGAAAAAAATTGCTATTTTAGGTTCGACGGGTTCTATTGGGATAAGTGCTTTATGGGTAATAGATAAATTCAAGCAATATTTTGAAGTCGTGGGGTTAGCCGCTAATAAAAATGTTGATTTATTAGAAAAGGAAGTCCGAGAATTTAATCCTAAAATAGTATGCCTATCAGATGAAGATGGGGCAAATAAGTTAGTTCAAAGATTAAAAAACCATCCCTGTAAAATAGTTAGTGGACAAATGGGATTGATTGAAATTGCTTGTCTAAAAGAGGCAGATTTGGTCATCTGTGCGATTGTAGGTTCAGCAGGTTTAATCCCTTTAATAGAGGCCATTAAAGCCAAAAAGCAAATTTGCCTGGCAAACAAAGAAAGCCTGGTTATGGCGGGTAAGATAGTAATGGAGATTGCTCATAAAAATGGAGTTAAAATCTTACCAGTGGATAGTGAACATAACGCTATATTTCAATGTTTAGAGGGGAAACTGACTAATACGATTAAAAGACTAATTTTGACAGGTTCTGGTGGTCCTTTTAGAGAAAGAGCGCATCTGGAAAATATTACTCCAGAGGAAACTCTTAAACATCCTACCTGGCAAATGGGGAAAAAAATCACTGTAGATTCGGCTACCCTGATGAATAAGGGACTTGAAGTTATAGAGGCACATTACTTATTTGGTGTTCCTATGTTGAATATCAAGGTAGTTATTCATCCGCAATCTATAATTCATTCTCTGGTAGAGTTTGTAGATGGTTCGATTTTAGGGCAAATGTCAATTACAGATATGAAAATTCCAATTGCTTATGCCCTTTCATATCCAGAAAGACTAAAAGAGGTATTACCTTCTTTAAATTTAACTCAAATTAAATCACTTACTTTTGAAGAGCCTGATTTTGATAGATTCCCTTGTTTATCTTATGGCTATGAGGCTGGGGAAAGAGGTGGAACTCTACCTGCAGTGCTTAATGGGGCAAATGAGGTTGCGGTCCATAGATTTTTAAATAAAGAAATAATGTTTATGGACATTCCTGATATTATCAAAAAGGTGATGACTAAACATCAAGTTATTGAGAATCCCACCATAGATGAAATTTTATCCGCAGATGCGTGGGCAAGAAAAGAAGCAAGTAGCGTGTAAAAAGAGAAGAGTTACAAATCACCAATGGAATTAAAAGCAAGTAATTGGTCAGTGGTAACGAATTACCATTCACCAGTTACCATTTACCAACGAAAGGAGAGATAAATAATGAGTATAATAATTATTACAGCAGTTGCCGCTCTATTCGTATTCGGGATGGCAATTTTCTTTCATGAATTAGGTCATTTTCTAGCCGCAAAAAGAGAAGGAATAAAAGTAGAACGTTTCTCTATTGGATTTCCACCAAAATTATTTGCATTTAAACGAGGAGAGACAGAATATCGTATCGGAGCTATTCCTGGAGGGGGGTATATTAAGATGGCGGGTGAAAATCCTGAAGAGGAATTAAAAGGCGAACCCTGGGAATTTCGCTCAGCGTCAATTAAAACACGAATGAAGATTGTCCTTGCCGGTCCTTTATTGAATTTTGTGCTCGGATTCGTGCTCTTTTCCCTCATTGCCATACTGGGCATCCCAACCTATTCAAATATTGTCGGTAAAGTAGTAAAGGACTCACCAGCACAGAAAGCCGGAATATTAGAAGGAGATAAAATCATCAAAGTAAATAATACTTTAACTAATAACTGGCATGAACTATCAAAAGTCATCCTTGAGTCGTCAGGTATGATAGAATTAACTATCTCCCGAAATGACAAAATAATAAAGGAAAAGGTAAAAATAACTAAAGATATAGAGCTGGGTATTTCTCCTTATGTTTCAACTCAAATCAAAAATGTGATTATAGGGTCGCCGGCATATAAATCTGGATTAAAGGAAGGGGATATCATTACATCTATTAATAACCAAAAGGTTTCACAATGGGAGGAAATGACACAGATTATTCGGAAAAGTCCTGGTAAAAAGTTAGCACTTAGTGTTCAGAGAGGGGAAAAACAAATGGAGATTAAAATAATCCCAGCCGCTAAACCAGATTATGACCCGGAGAAGAAAAAGGAAATAAAAGTTGGTTCAATTGGTATCACCTCCTGCCACCAGCAATATCGGGTTAATCCTTTAGTCGCTTTATGGCAAGGATTACTTCAAACATTAGCGACTATCCAGCTTATTTTTGTTATCATGGGGCAACTCATAATCGGTGGTCTTTCTCCTAAATTACTTGCTGGACCTATCGGTATTGTTCAAATGAGTGGTGAACAGG includes the following:
- a CDS encoding histidine kinase dimerization/phospho-acceptor domain-containing protein, translated to MGGKEIGVRSDVFFTFYFLLSTSYFQGKDMSIDIEEIQRERLIGWNRYGIYIRVILYSLALALALLRASTQTIPLNYPILYITTIILLLNLVFLFFLSKQVCKESKRCLFLLSFSSLTADLMAITYSVHLQGGLAAAICPLNYTIVIIGASFLLSQRGAIIIAALSSLLFSLLISLEYFMILPPIPVGKIGITLYKDGGYVLSIIIGRCIFFLGIAVISGYFIDKIKDQEKEIMRKEKELMEKEKMALAAHLASESAHEIKNPLTVVKAGIYYLKMTFPKENEVVQETIHQIDDAIERITSFLNTLLNLYRPPSILNKDSDKTE
- a CDS encoding lactate racemase domain-containing protein → MMKVNLDYGEKEMGLFISDTNLANFFSLKISGEKASFETFERALKAATPKLEDIVSEKRVCIILDDSTRKQPREQILKPLCERLKKAHFIQVLIATGTHKPLHNLELCEFIRGIVNSYSLNFDIAINESTNNDEFEYIGTTWRKTEVFVNKKAMSCDMFIVVSGMKPHYFGGYSNPVKNFLPGICSFETIRQNHCALIVEEDSIYGRHPWHPLPQKRQNPIAEDMLEGMELIIKNRYVFALAFVGNEEIIWAKAGEVKEVTCEGIKIIDKSMSFTTNPTKYLIVSPGKDEDKTFYVAQRSLELTKQVVNRETEVLWLANIQGGIHDDPKLLPILKQNYENIASKIKEKDADFGLYKAFRFKNYLQRVSKVFVYSEYNHQDLQEIGTLPIDDPQRIIDNWLEKDPAAKILVINNANKLAVGLCNKGK
- a CDS encoding 1-deoxy-D-xylulose-5-phosphate reductoisomerase, translated to MKKIAILGSTGSIGISALWVIDKFKQYFEVVGLAANKNVDLLEKEVREFNPKIVCLSDEDGANKLVQRLKNHPCKIVSGQMGLIEIACLKEADLVICAIVGSAGLIPLIEAIKAKKQICLANKESLVMAGKIVMEIAHKNGVKILPVDSEHNAIFQCLEGKLTNTIKRLILTGSGGPFRERAHLENITPEETLKHPTWQMGKKITVDSATLMNKGLEVIEAHYLFGVPMLNIKVVIHPQSIIHSLVEFVDGSILGQMSITDMKIPIAYALSYPERLKEVLPSLNLTQIKSLTFEEPDFDRFPCLSYGYEAGERGGTLPAVLNGANEVAVHRFLNKEIMFMDIPDIIKKVMTKHQVIENPTIDEILSADAWARKEASSV
- the rseP gene encoding RIP metalloprotease RseP, translated to MSIIIITAVAALFVFGMAIFFHELGHFLAAKREGIKVERFSIGFPPKLFAFKRGETEYRIGAIPGGGYIKMAGENPEEELKGEPWEFRSASIKTRMKIVLAGPLLNFVLGFVLFSLIAILGIPTYSNIVGKVVKDSPAQKAGILEGDKIIKVNNTLTNNWHELSKVILESSGMIELTISRNDKIIKEKVKITKDIELGISPYVSTQIKNVIIGSPAYKSGLKEGDIITSINNQKVSQWEEMTQIIRKSPGKKLALSVQRGEKQMEIKIIPAAKPDYDPEKKKEIKVGSIGITSCHQQYRVNPLVALWQGLLQTLATIQLIFVIMGQLIIGGLSPKLLAGPIGIVQMSGEQAQLGFTALLSFLGMLSVNLGVINLLPLPVLDGGHVIFLTIEKIRGKAMSTKTQEVIQTIGITIIIALIIFVSQNDIRRWIGLQ